One window of the Salvia splendens isolate huo1 chromosome 1, SspV2, whole genome shotgun sequence genome contains the following:
- the LOC121796550 gene encoding uncharacterized protein LOC121796550 translates to MASSMKSCLLLSLAFSISIHAAFAEVICENLPENLCAFAVATSGKRCALESYKDEGAGDVVEYTCMTSEVVVAERLAGRIESDQCVAACGVGRSSVGISSDAFMAPEFISSLCSPSCYQNCPNIVDLYFNLAAGEGVFLPALCEKQRSNPHRAMLELLSSGGAAPATVDDSFAPAPAPAFYY, encoded by the exons ATGGCTTCTTCAATGAAATCGTGTTTGCTTCTTTCCCTTGCTTTCTCCATTTCCATTCACGCAGCTTTTG CTGAGGTGATCTGCGAGAATCTGCCGGAGAATCTCTGCGCCTTCGCCGTCGCGACGTCGGGGAAGAGATGCGCGCTCGAGAGCTACAAGGACGAGGGAGCCGGAGACGTCGTGGAGTACACGTGCATGACTTCCGAGGTCGTGGTGGCCGAGAGACTGGCGGGACGCATCGAGTCCGACCAGTGCGTGGCCGCCTGTGGCGTTGGCCGCAGCAGCGTCGGGATTTCCTCTGACGCCTTCATGGCGCCAGAGTTCATCTCCAGCCTCTGCTCGCCGTCCTGCTACCAAAACTGCCCCAACATCGTCGACCTCTATTTCAACCTTGCCGCGGGCGAag gtgTGTTTTTGCCGGCACTATGTGAGAAGCAGAGATCGAACCCACACCGTGCGATGTTGGAGCTTCTTAGCAGTGGCGGCGCGGCCCCTGCCACCGTGGATGATTCCTTTGCTCCGGCTCCGGCTCCAGcattttattactaa